The Chlorobaculum sp. MV4-Y genome contains the following window.
TCCGCAACTCATCAATCACGCCACCAGAGAGATATGACACAGGAAGTGAAAACCGACGTGCTGGTTATCGGCAGCGGCATCGGAGGGTTGTATTTCGCCATCAATATGGCTGACCACGCCACGGTCACGATCATCACCAAAAAAGAGAGTTCCACCTCCAATACCAACTGGGCACAGGGCGGCATCGCCGCGACCATCGCGCCGAACGACAGCGCGGAGCTGCACATCGCCGACACGCTCGATGCGGGCGCGGGTCTGTGCGACGAAGCAATGGTGAGCATTCTGGTGCACGAAGGTCCAGCGCATATCCGGCGACTCATCGAACTCGGCGTGGAGTTCACGACCAATCCCGACCACACGCTCGACCTCGGCAAGGAAGGGGGCCACTCGCGCAATCGCATCGTACATGCCAAAGATCTGACGGGCCGCGAAGTGGAAACAGCGCTGCTCGCTCGCGTCAACGCGCACCCCAACATCACGCTGCTCGAACACCACTACGCGCTCGAACTCATCACCGAGCACCACCTCGGCATCAAGACCAACGACATCACCTGCTACGGCGCGTACGCGCTCGATACGCTCAACCACAAGCCGAAGAAGATTCTGGCGAAGGTGACGATGGTCGCCTCGGGCGGGCTGGGCCACGTCTATCTGCATACGACGAACCCGGATATCGCCACGGGCGACGGCATCGCGATGGCCTATCGCGCCGGGGCGGAAATTGCCAACATGGAGTTCATCCAGTTTCACCCGACCTCACTCTTCCACCCGAAAGCCAAGTCGTTTTTGATCTCCGAAGCAGTACGCGGTTTCGGCGGAATCCTGCGCAACAAGGAGGGCGAGGCCTTCATGCACCGCTACGACAAGCGCGAAAATCTCGCACCGAGGGACATCGTGGCAAGAGCGATCGACTCGGAGATGAAAAAAAGCGGCGACGAGTATGTGTTCCTCGACGTGACACACCTCGATGCGGAGCGGGTGAAGGAGCACTTCCCGCACATTTACGAGACATGCCTTGAATTCAGCATCGACATGACAAAAGAGATGATTCCGGTGGTTCCGGCAGCGCACTACTCCTGTGGAGGAATCAGAACAGACAGCCGGGGACGCAGCACCATCAACCGCCTCTACGCCTGCGGCGAGACGAGCTGCACGGGCGTGCACGGTGCAAACCGGCTGGCGAGCAACTCCCTGCTCGAAGCGCTGGTCTTCGCCTGGCGCTCCAGCGAGGATATCCGTGCGGAGCTGAACTCGATCCATTTCGAGCACGAATTCCCCGACTGGGACGACTCGGGCACATCAAGCCCGGAAGAGTGGATTCTGGTGGCTCACAACAAAAAGGAGACGCAGGCGATCATGAACGACTACGTCGGCATCGTAAGGAGCGACCTGCGGCTCGATCGTGCACGCCGACGTATCGATTTCCTGAAAGAGGAGACTGAGGCGTACTACAAAAAACGAAAATCACGCCACAGATCATCGAACTGCGCAACATCATCAAGGTGGCAAGCCTCATCATCCAGGGCGCGATCAAACGCCGAGAATCCCGCGGCCTGCACTACACCACCGACTTCCCGCAGAAAGACGACAAGCACTATCTGGCGGATACGGTGCTCAGGTCGTTTTAGCATCTTTTTCTTCAGATCAGTCTGATCCGACTGATCTGATAACCTACCTAACCTCCTGCCAGTCGCGGGCGTAGCGGAAATCAATACCCGGCGTGCGGCTGGAGAGTTTGGCGATAACGGGCATCATGCGCTTGTACTGGTTCCGCACCACCATGCTGCGCACTCGCTGGTAGAAGGCGGGGTCGATGCCTTCGGCGAGAATGGCGTCGCGATCCATGCGCTCTTCGAGCATCATGTACAAGAGCTGATCGACCTCCTCATAGCTGAAACCGAGATCAGCTTCGTCGCTCTGCCCTTCCCAGAGGTCGGCGGAAGGCTTTTTGTCGATCAATTCCGCAGGAACGCTGAGGTGACGGGCCAGACCCCAGAGCTGGGTTTTGTAGAGGTCGCCGATCGGGTTGACCGCCGAAGCCATGTCGCCGAACATCGTGCCGTAGCCGAGCATCAGCTCGGTCTTGTTGCTCGTGCCGAGCACCAGGCAACCGTCACGCGCCGAAACGTCATACAGGCAGAGCATCCTCGACCGCGCCATCACATTGCCGCGCCGCAAGCGGCTGGCATCCGGGCGGGTCTCGAAAAAGGCGTCCACCACGTCGGTCACAGGCATCGTCTCGGCCCTTATGCCGAGACGGTCAACCATGAGCTGCGCGTGATCAAGGCTCGCCTGGCTGCTCGTTTTGTAGGGCATCATCAGCGCCAGCACATTCTCCGGGCCAAGTGCACGGACGGCGAGTTCGCACACCACCGCCGAATCGATACCTCCCGACAATCCGAGTACCACCGAGCGGAAGCCGAACTTCCTGATTTCGTTGCGAATGAAAGGAATCAGGATGGCTTCAACCAGGCCGTAATTGAGATGGAGGTCTTGCGGTTTCATGGATTTTCAGTCAGATAGAGGTAAAAAACGGATAAGACCGTTCTGGAGCAGAAATGAGATCATCGCGATCGCGCCCACAAGGAAAGCCGCTTTTCCGGAAAACGCCTCCACGCCCGGTTCGCTGCTGCCGAGCATTGCCTGTAACCCGGTGCGTGAAATGAACACGGTATAGGCAAGCGCCGCCGCCATGAACAGCCAGCGCCATGTTCCCGCAAAGCCAAACGGCTCGGCGAGCCAGATCGGGGTCAGCGAAAAGCTCAGCGCCGTCATGATCTCATGCTGGGCAGGTGCGGAGCGCTCAGTTTCAGCCGCCGAGACCATCACCCCGGTCAGAACGTAGAGCACGGCAACATCGATCGTGAAACTGATGATCGCCAGCAGCATGGCCATCCTCGGCACATGGATGAACGGAAGCTTGGCGAACTGGACAATTGCAATGACCGGAGCAGCGTAATCCTTCATCGCATTGACTTCCCGAAAGCGCTCGCGGGCATCACTCCAGAAAGTCTCCGGATGAAACAGAACAGAAAAAATTGCCGAAAACAGCCATTTCAATCCCATGATTCTCCCCCTTTTATCTGAGCCATTTCTGGGGATTCTGCTTGACCTTGCCTTTCCAGACCTCGAAATGCACCGTCGATCCACCTTCGGGCATGGGCGCCGAAGAGCCGAGCAACTGGCGCGAGCGGATAATCTCCCCCTTGGCCACCGACACGCGGTCAAGATTGGCATACACGGTAAGATACGATTTCGGATGGCGGACGATGACCACATTCCCGAAAGTTGGCAGGTAAGCGACCTGTACCACCTTGCCGCCGGAGACCGACTTGACCGGCGTGCCAACCGGTACGGAAATGTCGATACCGTTGCTGACAGTCACGATGTTCAGCTCTTTGTCAAGCGAAGAACCAAAGCGGCGTACCACGACGCCATTGTTGACCGGCCACGGCAGTGATCCGCCCTGGTCGAAATCAACCGAAACGCGGTCAATTTCCAACTCGGTCTGGTCAACGACAGCCATCGGCTCCTCTTTCGGCGGCGGTGCCTGCGGTACTTCGCGAGTTGGAGGAAGCGAACGGAGCGGGCGTTGCGGCGGAATCTCTTCAGTACGGGTGGATGACTTTCTCTGGCTCTCTGCGGCTGCTTTTTCTCGGGCAATTCTCTCTTTTTCCGCAGCAATCCGGCGGCGCTCGGCAGCCCGTTGCGCTGCGAGACGCTCCCGGCGCTGCTGGGCAGCCAGTCGTGCACGCTCCTCTTGCTGGCGGATCAGCTCCTGCTGTGCCATGATCAGCGCCTCGATCTTCGCCTGCATCGCACGTTGCTTTTTGCGCACCTCGATGATCCGGGCGGCGTAAGCTTTCTTGTCCTTCTGAATGCTGGTGAGCACCTCCTCCTTCTCCTTCTTTTTCGAGGAATAGCTCTGCAACTGCTCCTGCTGGTTTTTCATCGCCAGCTCCTTCTCGTGGAAGGTCCGCTGAAGCTGCTCCCGGCTGCTCTCCATCTGCTGAGCGCTCGACTGCAAAGCATTCACCTTCGACCTGACCGACCCTGAAAGAAATCCCATATACCTGGCTCTCACAATCGCACCATTGACCGACCCCGAAGAGAGCACCAGCTCGGCGTCGCGGTCTCCGCCATGCTTGTAGGCCGCAATAACCACCTGTCGAAAATCGGATGACACATGCTGATAGGTTTTCCGATTCTCCTGAAGCTGGCTCTGAAGCTGGTCGATCTGATTGTCGAGATTGTTCAGAAGCGACTGGTTTTCGACAATGAGACGTTCATAGACCTTGATCTGCTTGCGGATGTTGTTCAGGTCGGTTAGTGAACGGCGCTCGTTCTTTTTGGTGCTGTTGAGCTTTGACTGATACTCCGAGAGCTGCTTTTTGAGATCTTCCAGCGTGCTTTCGACCTTGCTGCGTTCACGAGTGATACGGTTCAGTTCAGGACTCGCCGCACTGCCCGTCGCGGGCAAAAAGGTTGCGGTGAGGAAAAAGAGAAGACTGGCGCATAGAAGCTTTATGACGAAAACAGGGAAAAAACAGCTGCCGGAAAACATTCGCATGGTATCGGATCGGTTGGCGCTCACGGTTGCAATCAACAAACCGGCACGATGGACGAGCCAGCTTGCAGGTTCAGATAAAAAGTGGTTTTAAAATAAAATTTGTTTTTCTGAGCCTGAAATAATTAAATAGGTCTTTTTGCATGTAACCCTTGAATCGAATGGACAAGCTTGTCATCCGGGGCGGAAAAAAGATTTGCGGCACCATCGCCGCCTCAGGATCGAAAAATTCCGCGCTGCCGGTCATCGCGGCAACACTGTTGACGCCCGATGGCACCTTCGCCATCGATCGCATTCCGGATCTCAAGGATGTCCGGACCTTCATCCAGCTCCTCGACTATCTCGGCGCGGAAACGTCGTTCGAGAATAACCTTCTGAAGGTCTCAACCGGCCAGCTGAAGAGCATCGAGGCTCCGTACGAGCTGGTTAAAAAGATGCGCGCCTCGATCTACGTGCTTGGTCCGCTGCTCGCCCGCTTCGGCCACACCCGCGTGTCGCTGCCCGGCGGCTGCGCTTTCGGCCCGCGTCCGGTCGATCTGCACATTATGGTGATGGAGAAGCTCGGCGCGACCGTTACCATCGAGAACGGGTTCATCGACGCCAGGGTCAACGGATCGGGACTGCGCGGTGCGCACATCGACTTCCCGATCTCGTCGGTCGGCGCAACCGGCAACGCCCTGATGGCCGCAGTCATGGCTAAAGGCACCTCCGTTCTCGACAACGCCGCCCTCGAACCGGAGATCGAATGCCTGTGCAACTTCCTCGTAAAAATGGGCGCAAAGATCGACGGCATCGGCACCACAACGCTCGTCATTGACGGAGTCGATCAGCTCAAGGCGGTTGAGTTCGAAAACATCTTCGACCGCATCGAAGCGGGCACACTCCTCTGCGCCGCCGCGATCACCGGAGGCAGTGTGACGCTCACCGGCGTCATGCCGGAACAGCTCACCTCGGTGCTTGATTCCTTCCGGCAGTCCGGCTGCACGATTGCGGCAAACGGTGATGCCATTTCGCTCACCACCCCGGAAAAGCTGCTGCCGGTCGATATTACCGCACAGCCCTACCCTGAGTTTCCGACCGACATGCAGGCACAGTGGATGGCGCTCATGACTCAGGCTCATGGCGACAGCACCATCATTGACCGAATCTACCTCGAACGCTTCAACCACATTCCGGAGCTGAACCGCCTCGGAGCGCATATCGAAATCAGGGACAACTGGGCACTGGTTCATGGCCCGCAGGAACTGACTGGCACCAAAGTCATGTCCACCGACCTTCGCGCATCAGCCTGCCTGGTGCTTGCCGGGCTGGTCGCAAAGGACACCACCGAAGTGCTGAGAGTCTATCACCTCGACCGCGGATACGAGGCTATCGAGAAGAAACTGACGGCCCTCGGCGCCGACATCGAACGACAAAAATACCAGGAATTTTCCTGAAAAAAGAGTCAAATATCGTTTGCAATTTTAATCACATACCTTATATTAGACCACTCTGAAGAAAAAACAGGCTTGCGAGGGCCCTTAGCTCAGTTGGTCAGAGCAAGCGACTCATAATCGCTGGGTCGTAGGTTCAAGTCCTACAGGGCCCACCAGCTGGTTCAGAAACAAGTTATATGGCGTGTTCGTCTAGTGGCCCAGGACATCGCCCTCTCAAGGCGAAGATCACGGGTTCGAATCCCGTACACGCTACCAAGTATAAATCCCGGCACAAGTCAGGATTTATACACTATGCACCCGTAGCTCAACTGGATAGAGCATCTGACTACGGATCAGAAGGTTAGGGGTTCGAATCCTCTCGGGTGTACCATAAAGCAGAATGACTTGCGGGTTTCGACTTGCAGGTCTTTTTTTGGCTCTTCGCAGAATATCGTGGGAAGAAGGGTGTGTATGAGGTAACATAGAGTAATTTTGAGCGTTACCCAACCGCACCTTGATACTCCCAGAGCTTGACGAGCCATTACCACCAACTTTTAGCTCCTTCCTCAAACTGGAAGGTCGAGAACGTTCATGTGTCGATGAGCGGCAAGCGGGTCGAGATCAGACTGGTCTGTACCGGCAAGCAGGTCGCGTGTCCGGTATGCGGTGCATCATGGAACATGAGCTCAAAACCGTTCAGGCGCCGTGGGCGGTAAGGCATTGCCGTTTCACGCTGCAGTTCGAAAGCTTTGCGATCGAGCTGCTCTTGCACTGCGCGAACATCAAGGCGTCAGCAAGAGGGTTCCACCGTTTCGAGAGTTATCGCAACCGGATTTTGTTTTACTGCGGCAAACTCAACAGGGCTATCGAATCATGACGGAACAGCAGAAGCCCTTACCCACGATATTCTGCGAAGAACCAAAAATTAATTTTTTTCAGACGTAATTTTACTGCTCTTAACAGCTTTAACCTGCATATCCTTTAAACAAAAAAGTAAAACCAAAAAAACATAAAATTCAAGCGTATCGCTATTGCTACAGTAGCCGGGCTGGGCCTAACGCTGCCTCTTCACCGCGCATCAGCAGCAACGGCATCAGGTTCCACAACCCTGTCGGTGACCGTTCCGCCTTTTGTGATCTTGTACTATCCAAGTAATATTTCTATAACCCTTAAGGATCGATGGACTGGTGCAACTGCAGGAGGTACCGGTACCACTACTACATTTACTGATGTTGTTGATGGCGACACACTCGATGCGACAATCGATCCGGGCACAGCTCCCAGCACAACCATAGCGATTACCATCAGCAATGCATGGGCTGTCAGAGGGCTTTCTGCCGCCGGTACAGCAACGGTATCTATCAAACCGAAGAATACCCCGGCTGGTTCAACCATAACCCTCACCGGTGATGCTAGCGCTGGTTCACTTGCTATCAACTCGCTTACCGCTACGTCAGGAGGGAGTGCAACATTTGGCCTGACAGGCATGACTCCCGTATATGGCGATGTCGGCATGACCATTGACATGGCTAACGCCAATAAGTCGGGGACATTTGCCGGCGGAGATGGCTACACAATCACCGTTGTCACCAATTAATCTCATGCCGGTAACAGGAATCGGGCACAGCACAGCTTGGCGAAAGTGTTCTGCACTCGTTGCTTGTCGCATCATCGCCATCACTTCGGTGGCGATGATGTTTGTTTTTGCTGCAACCGCGCAGCGCCTCCAGGCTGCAATAACCGGTCAATTCAGATCCTCTTACAGTATTACTTTCACTATTACAGATCTTGGTCTTTCAGCATCTGGCATGGCTATTCCGGAGGGAGGCATCACTTCGATCCAGCAGTCCGATGGCAGCATGGTCAATACACCGTCAACGATCACCATTCCGGTCATTGTCACGGTGTACTCGAAGCCCGTCGGTACCTCATACACCGACTACTTCTGGCGTCTGAAAATGAACAACACGGATCACACCAACTGGGTCAACAATAATCGCACCGTGTCACCGGCATATACTATCAGAAGCACCACCGATTCGGTGGCCAACAGGTTATCAAAAACAACCAGCCCGCTCACCGCAACGATTCCGGTATCGATTACCACCTCGCCGACGCAGGTTTTTACTCAATCAGGAACCAGTTGGTATCTGTATCAACAATCAACACTGTCGATCGATCTGAGCAATGTCAGCTACAGCGGCACCTATTCGGGAACTGTCACCACCACCCTCACTTACTGATATGAAACCGCTGCTCTCCAGAGTCCTGCTGTTTTTTTTGCTGTTCTTCCCCCGGCTTGCTGTTGCCGAGCAACTTCCGCCACCTCAATTAGCCGTAGTGCCCTCCATGTTTGAGATGGAGATCGGAAACGCACCGGTCAACGACAGCGTCACGATCACCAACTACAAGAAACGTCCGGCAACCTTCAGAATCGAGCTCTATGCATGGACGCTGAACGAGCACCACGAATTCAAAATCATTCCTTCCTCTCCCGCGTCACTCGACCAGTGGATGGTAGTCAATCCACTCAGGTTTACCATACCGCCGGGCGGTCAGCAAACCGTCAGGTTTTCAATACGGCCGCGGCTCAAACCGGCGCCCGGAGAACATCGCGCCATCATGTTCCTTGTCGAGGAACCGACTCCCGGAGCACCAGCAACCGGAACCCCGGTGTTTATGAAGTTCGGTATCAGCATTTACGGTTATGTCAAGCCGGTTATCCACTCGGCCTGCTTGCAGGAGCTTTCCTTCAACCAGTCCACAGGAGTCATTTCGGCGCACGTCATCAATTCAGGAAACGTGCATACGCGATTGAGGGGCAAATATGCCGTCTGGAAAAAGGGGCAGTTTCCCGGTCTGGAGGCAACAAAACAGGTGCTTGAGACTCTGAAGCCAGGCAAGGAACCGGCAGGGTATGTTACCTCTGGCATCATTCCGGGCAATCCCGTTCTGGCAGGTGGCGAGAGGCACTATTCCCTGAAAACCTCCTTGCCCAAACAGAGCAGAGACCCTTATGTCGTGGCTATTATCGGTGAATTTGACGGCAAACCGCTCGAAAAAGTTCTGGAGTAAGGAGGAGCATCTGAAGCGGCCAATTCTTTATTCCTGTTTTTTGTTGCCGGTAACGCTGCTTTTCATCAATTCTGATGCTGCGCATGCTGATTTCCTCTCCACTCCCCAGCTTGCCTCATTAGATATAGCAGCAACCGAACTTGCCAGAAACACAGGATCGGGTTCACAAAACCATCTTTTCCTGGTCGGAGTGTATCTCAATGGCCGTGAACGCGGAGCCATGAACGTCCTGCTCGATAACGGAGAAATCTGGATTCCGTGGAACGATTTTCTTGAGCTGACCGGTCTTCAGGTGTCCGAAGAGCAGAACGACACTGTGGTGCTCCGTACCACTATCGGGGATATTCGCTTGGCGACGACAACCCTGCGTCTTTTTGGTGGCAATCCCTATATCTCCTTCAAAATACTTGAAGAGAAGTTTCGGATATTTCCGTCTTTCGATCAGTCGCTCTTCGCCATCAAGTTGCAAATCACCTGGTCTCCCGCGAAGTCAACTCCGTCTGCCCGCGCTGTGCTCAAAGCCGATGTTACTGGCCCGGATACATCGCTTGCGTTCATCCACGGAGCGTATCAATACAACGGCAATCTGCAGAATACGGCAAGCCAGCAATTGGAGATACTCGCAGGCGGAAGAGTCCTGGACGGCATCTGGAACATCGATATGCAGGGAGACCCGAGCCGGAATATCGACCTTACCGCTTACCACTGGACTTCGATCAACCCCCATACGGCGTTTCGCCTGGGCACGGGACAAACCGATTTTCCGACACAGCTCTCGACAGGTACGTTTACCGGTGCTCAGTTTGGCTGGAGCAATTCGGATATCACTCCATATTTCGATCAGCCGCTGTCGTCATCGCTGAACGCATTCATGATCTTTAACACCTCCCAACTGAGAAACATTGATGGCAGCGGGCCAGCGGGAGGCATTGCCGAATTAAGGTTTAATGGCAAGGCGGTTGCCCGGCAGCTCATTCGACTCGACGGCCGGTTTTCTTTTCCAAATGTGCAAATGGGCCTCGATTTTCGAAAAACGGAAGTGTATGTATATACCCGTTCGATCCTCGAAAAGCCATCAGCCATTCTGGATTACAGCCAGGCCATAGCCCACCGCGCCCTTGAATCAGGCAAGATTCTGGCCAGCGGTGGGATCGGAATAGATGGGAATCCGTTACTTCAGCAGAACACTGCCGAACTCGACCGCCCAACGGCGTATGGCCATGTTCAGTACGGCATCAACCATTGGCTGACTGCGGAAACCGCCATTCAGAAAAGGGGTAATGGCCACGGACCTGACGGCTTGGCTGGTGCTGTTGTTTCTTTAGGTTCGTCATGGAATGCATCCGTGTATGCGGCAAGCTCAAATGCACACCTGGGAACCGAGTTGAGTCTGGAGCATCGTGGAGAACGATCATCGCTGTTGCTGAGCAGTTCCAAATACGAGCAGAATTTCCTGTCTGACGAGCAACCGTCGATAAACCGTCAGTTATTGAATTTTTCCTGGAGTCCACTCAACAACATGAACCTCTCGCTTCTCGGACGCCGTGAAGAGAGCGGGGAAAACAAGAGCTCGTTTCTTCGCCCCGGAGGATCAATTTTCTTGCGAAACGGCTTAAGGTTTTCGGTCACGCCGGAATATGATGCCTTTCCGGAGTACCAATACGAAATAGATTATTACGCCACGACATTCTGGTGGACTGCGATGTACAACACCGAAACCATTGATA
Protein-coding sequences here:
- a CDS encoding collagen binding domain-containing protein, which encodes MSWLLSVNLTANRSKKFWSKEEHLKRPILYSCFLLPVTLLFINSDAAHADFLSTPQLASLDIAATELARNTGSGSQNHLFLVGVYLNGRERGAMNVLLDNGEIWIPWNDFLELTGLQVSEEQNDTVVLRTTIGDIRLATTTLRLFGGNPYISFKILEEKFRIFPSFDQSLFAIKLQITWSPAKSTPSARAVLKADVTGPDTSLAFIHGAYQYNGNLQNTASQQLEILAGGRVLDGIWNIDMQGDPSRNIDLTAYHWTSINPHTAFRLGTGQTDFPTQLSTGTFTGAQFGWSNSDITPYFDQPLSSSLNAFMIFNTSQLRNIDGSGPAGGIAELRFNGKAVARQLIRLDGRFSFPNVQMGLDFRKTEVYVYTRSILEKPSAILDYSQAIAHRALESGKILASGGIGIDGNPLLQQNTAELDRPTAYGHVQYGINHWLTAETAIQKRGNGHGPDGLAGAVVSLGSSWNASVYAASSNAHLGTELSLEHRGERSSLLLSSSKYEQNFLSDEQPSINRQLLNFSWSPLNNMNLSLLGRREESGENKSSFLRPGGSIFLRNGLRFSVTPEYDAFPEYQYEIDYYATTFWWTAMYNTETIDTTVSWQFSDRTNFRLFNQYSVGNHANATSAYLDWYTTSARRSLIQFVATYTGNRTGFSLAYHRAADAGLDFSLAYLYQMNNTLMLDIDQAVQENPVSKHLFMCTLSFDFGWSGKRLQPVNRWTISPMRGGIAGSLAADENSGLQKNQIQDVGILVNGYQMPQNQQDGNYFVGNLKPGLYKISIDPAKLPIQFVPDKEASIVEVKGSGITNVNIPVHAEYGIAGQLLDLSGKGVANGILVLTDSKNNTVATVSTNEFGYYRADGLRCGEYMLKPVSVTGQPIENADPKTVIIKDDYLFDVNVTVNLPAQPQKAAEPPAEKSGN
- a CDS encoding murein hydrolase activator EnvC family protein, giving the protein MRMFSGSCFFPVFVIKLLCASLLFFLTATFLPATGSAASPELNRITRERSKVESTLEDLKKQLSEYQSKLNSTKKNERRSLTDLNNIRKQIKVYERLIVENQSLLNNLDNQIDQLQSQLQENRKTYQHVSSDFRQVVIAAYKHGGDRDAELVLSSGSVNGAIVRARYMGFLSGSVRSKVNALQSSAQQMESSREQLQRTFHEKELAMKNQQEQLQSYSSKKKEKEEVLTSIQKDKKAYAARIIEVRKKQRAMQAKIEALIMAQQELIRQQEERARLAAQQRRERLAAQRAAERRRIAAEKERIAREKAAAESQRKSSTRTEEIPPQRPLRSLPPTREVPQAPPPKEEPMAVVDQTELEIDRVSVDFDQGGSLPWPVNNGVVVRRFGSSLDKELNIVTVSNGIDISVPVGTPVKSVSGGKVVQVAYLPTFGNVVIVRHPKSYLTVYANLDRVSVAKGEIIRSRQLLGSSAPMPEGGSTVHFEVWKGKVKQNPQKWLR
- a CDS encoding NAD+ synthase, whose amino-acid sequence is MKPQDLHLNYGLVEAILIPFIRNEIRKFGFRSVVLGLSGGIDSAVVCELAVRALGPENVLALMMPYKTSSQASLDHAQLMVDRLGIRAETMPVTDVVDAFFETRPDASRLRRGNVMARSRMLCLYDVSARDGCLVLGTSNKTELMLGYGTMFGDMASAVNPIGDLYKTQLWGLARHLSVPAELIDKKPSADLWEGQSDEADLGFSYEEVDQLLYMMLEERMDRDAILAEGIDPAFYQRVRSMVVRNQYKRMMPVIAKLSSRTPGIDFRYARDWQEVR
- a CDS encoding molecular chaperone, with the translated sequence MEIGNAPVNDSVTITNYKKRPATFRIELYAWTLNEHHEFKIIPSSPASLDQWMVVNPLRFTIPPGGQQTVRFSIRPRLKPAPGEHRAIMFLVEEPTPGAPATGTPVFMKFGISIYGYVKPVIHSACLQELSFNQSTGVISAHVINSGNVHTRLRGKYAVWKKGQFPGLEATKQVLETLKPGKEPAGYVTSGIIPGNPVLAGGERHYSLKTSLPKQSRDPYVVAIIGEFDGKPLEKVLE
- a CDS encoding transposase family protein, encoding MEHELKTVQAPWAVRHCRFTLQFESFAIELLLHCANIKASARGFHRFESYRNRILFYCGKLNRAIES
- the murA gene encoding UDP-N-acetylglucosamine 1-carboxyvinyltransferase gives rise to the protein MDKLVIRGGKKICGTIAASGSKNSALPVIAATLLTPDGTFAIDRIPDLKDVRTFIQLLDYLGAETSFENNLLKVSTGQLKSIEAPYELVKKMRASIYVLGPLLARFGHTRVSLPGGCAFGPRPVDLHIMVMEKLGATVTIENGFIDARVNGSGLRGAHIDFPISSVGATGNALMAAVMAKGTSVLDNAALEPEIECLCNFLVKMGAKIDGIGTTTLVIDGVDQLKAVEFENIFDRIEAGTLLCAAAITGGSVTLTGVMPEQLTSVLDSFRQSGCTIAANGDAISLTTPEKLLPVDITAQPYPEFPTDMQAQWMALMTQAHGDSTIIDRIYLERFNHIPELNRLGAHIEIRDNWALVHGPQELTGTKVMSTDLRASACLVLAGLVAKDTTEVLRVYHLDRGYEAIEKKLTALGADIERQKYQEFS